A single Elaeis guineensis isolate ETL-2024a chromosome 15, EG11, whole genome shotgun sequence DNA region contains:
- the LOC105058116 gene encoding uncharacterized protein At4g14342, whose product MQASDRFNINSQLEHLQAKYVGTGHADLNRFEWAVNIQRDSYASYIGHYPMLAYFAIAENESIGRERYNFMQRMLLPCGLPPEREED is encoded by the exons ATGCAG GCCAGTGACAGGTTTAACATTAATTCTCAGCTTGAGCATCTTCAAGCTAAGTATGTTGGTACAGGGCATGCTGACTTAAATAGATT TGAATGGGCAGTAAACATCCAACGTGACAGCTATGCATCATATATTGGCCACTACCCCATGTTGGCATATTTTGCCATTGCTGAAAATGAATCGATTGGAAGAGAGCGCTACAATTTTATGCAG AGAATGCTGTTGCCTTGTGGACTTCCTccagagagagaagaagattgA